One Antiquaquibacter oligotrophicus genomic region harbors:
- a CDS encoding ROK family glucokinase — MHAIGIDIGGTKIAGAVVDESGTVIAEERVATVAGESDAVIDAVVDMVTSLSSGRDIIAAGVAAPGFIDSEQSTVYYTPNIAWRNEPLKERLAARLGIEITIDNDANAAGWAEYRFGAGRGFSDMTMLTIGTGVGGAVVSHGSLFRGGFGAAGELGHMRVVPEGLPCGCGARGCIEQYGSGRALLRMAGEIADVGGVGLALAEARRQHGELTGTIVGELIAAGDPGALHALEQLGHWLGQACASLSPILDPHVFVFGGGVSVSGDLLLDPVKESFRQHVPARGYRPEPEFRIAELVNDAGMVGAADLARLHATAR, encoded by the coding sequence GTGCATGCCATTGGAATCGACATCGGTGGAACGAAGATCGCTGGGGCGGTTGTAGATGAATCCGGCACGGTCATTGCGGAGGAACGCGTGGCCACGGTCGCTGGCGAATCGGATGCCGTGATCGATGCCGTCGTCGACATGGTGACTTCCCTCTCGTCCGGTCGGGACATCATCGCGGCTGGCGTCGCGGCTCCGGGGTTCATTGACAGCGAGCAGTCGACCGTCTATTACACGCCTAACATCGCGTGGCGCAACGAACCCCTCAAGGAGCGTCTCGCCGCCCGGCTCGGCATAGAGATCACGATCGACAACGACGCCAACGCGGCAGGTTGGGCGGAGTACCGCTTCGGCGCCGGGCGTGGGTTCAGTGACATGACCATGCTCACCATCGGCACGGGGGTCGGCGGGGCCGTGGTGTCGCACGGCTCACTGTTCCGTGGCGGGTTTGGCGCGGCTGGCGAACTCGGCCACATGCGGGTTGTACCGGAGGGTCTGCCCTGTGGATGTGGTGCTCGCGGATGCATCGAACAGTACGGCTCGGGACGGGCTCTGCTGCGCATGGCCGGCGAGATCGCCGACGTCGGGGGAGTGGGACTCGCTCTCGCGGAGGCCCGTCGCCAGCACGGCGAACTGACGGGGACGATCGTCGGTGAGCTCATCGCCGCTGGTGATCCTGGCGCCCTGCACGCGCTCGAACAGCTTGGACACTGGCTCGGCCAGGCGTGCGCGAGCCTCAGCCCCATCCTCGACCCGCACGTATTCGTCTTCGGTGGTGGTGTTTCCGTATCGGGCGACCTCCTTTTGGACCCGGTCAAGGAGTCCTTCCGTCAGCACGTCCCAGCACGGGGATACCGTCCGGAGCCGGAGTTCCGTATCGCGGAACTCGTGAACGACGCGGGAATGGTGGGGGCCGCCGACCTCGCGAGACTGCACGCCACCGCGCGATAG
- a CDS encoding AMP-dependent synthetase/ligase, which translates to MKQFDVPALVEADPEANVTDLLMDRVAATPDRALFAVPTADGGWKDVTSAEFLRQVIALAKGLVASGIQPGDKIGLMAKTRYEWTLIDFATWFAGAVLVPVYETSSPSQILWNLTDSGAVAMITENADHFARFDEIRADAPAIVNSWQIDLGDLDKLAAAGTEVPDEEIERRRSLAKGSDLATLIYTSGTTGRPKGCVITHSNFVELSRNARRRIPEVVNPDSSTLLFITLAHIFARFISVLAVEGGVKVGHQPDTKLLVPSMGSFKPTFLLAVPRVFEKVYNSSEQKAETGGKGKIFRKAADVAIAHSKALDAGHVPLGLKIQFAIFDRLVLSKIREALGGRAAYAVSGSAPLGLRLGHFYRSLGLTILEGYGLTETTAPVSVNVPSQFKIGKVGPPLPGNSVRIAEDGEILVKGVCVFAGYWNNDAATQEVFDDGWFKTGDLGEIDEDGYLQITGRKKEIIVTAGGKNVAPATLEDPIRANPIIGQVVVVGDQKPFISALVTLDEEMLPVWLANNNLNADMSTAEAAKHPDVLAEIQSAVDAANANVSRAESIRKFHVLDADLTEASGHLTPKLSIKRNVILVDFADVIEGLYQGAPTEGVSVSQ; encoded by the coding sequence GTGAAACAGTTCGATGTTCCCGCCCTCGTCGAGGCCGATCCCGAGGCCAACGTCACCGACCTGCTCATGGACCGGGTCGCCGCAACACCCGATAGGGCGCTGTTCGCGGTTCCGACCGCCGACGGCGGCTGGAAGGATGTCACGAGCGCCGAGTTCCTCAGGCAAGTCATCGCCCTCGCCAAGGGCCTCGTGGCCTCCGGCATCCAGCCCGGCGACAAGATCGGGCTCATGGCCAAAACGCGCTACGAGTGGACACTCATTGACTTCGCGACCTGGTTCGCCGGTGCCGTGCTCGTCCCCGTATACGAGACGTCGTCCCCGTCGCAGATCCTGTGGAACCTCACGGATTCCGGTGCGGTGGCGATGATCACCGAGAACGCTGACCACTTCGCTCGATTCGACGAGATCCGTGCCGATGCGCCCGCGATCGTCAACTCCTGGCAGATCGACCTCGGCGACTTGGACAAACTCGCGGCAGCGGGAACCGAGGTGCCGGACGAGGAGATCGAGCGTCGTCGCTCGCTCGCCAAGGGTTCGGATCTCGCCACACTCATCTACACGTCGGGTACGACGGGTCGCCCCAAGGGGTGCGTCATCACGCACTCGAACTTCGTCGAACTCAGCCGGAACGCACGGCGACGCATTCCGGAGGTCGTGAACCCCGACTCGAGCACGCTCCTGTTCATCACGCTCGCCCACATTTTTGCCCGATTCATCTCCGTGCTTGCAGTCGAGGGTGGCGTGAAGGTTGGCCACCAGCCCGACACGAAGCTCCTCGTGCCGTCGATGGGGTCGTTCAAGCCGACATTCCTCCTGGCGGTTCCCCGCGTCTTCGAGAAGGTCTACAACTCGTCGGAGCAGAAGGCGGAGACCGGCGGCAAGGGCAAAATCTTCCGCAAGGCCGCCGATGTTGCCATCGCTCACTCGAAGGCTCTTGATGCGGGTCACGTGCCCCTCGGGCTAAAAATCCAGTTCGCGATCTTCGATCGCCTGGTGCTGAGCAAGATCCGAGAGGCTCTCGGCGGTCGCGCAGCCTATGCCGTCTCGGGTTCGGCACCTCTCGGTCTTCGCCTCGGGCATTTCTATCGGAGCCTCGGCCTGACAATCCTCGAGGGCTACGGCCTCACGGAGACCACCGCTCCCGTCTCCGTGAATGTGCCGTCGCAGTTCAAGATCGGCAAGGTCGGCCCGCCGCTGCCCGGCAACTCCGTTCGCATCGCCGAAGACGGGGAGATCCTCGTCAAGGGTGTGTGCGTTTTCGCCGGCTACTGGAACAACGATGCCGCGACTCAAGAGGTGTTCGACGACGGCTGGTTCAAAACCGGTGACCTCGGCGAGATCGATGAGGACGGCTACCTCCAGATCACGGGGCGGAAGAAGGAAATCATCGTCACGGCCGGCGGCAAGAACGTGGCCCCGGCAACTCTGGAGGATCCAATCCGCGCGAACCCGATCATCGGCCAGGTTGTTGTCGTCGGTGATCAGAAGCCGTTCATTTCAGCTCTCGTGACGCTGGACGAGGAAATGCTTCCCGTGTGGTTGGCCAACAACAACCTGAACGCGGACATGTCCACTGCCGAGGCGGCGAAACATCCTGACGTGCTGGCGGAGATTCAAAGCGCGGTGGATGCTGCGAACGCCAACGTCTCGCGCGCCGAGTCGATCCGCAAGTTCCACGTACTCGACGCGGACCTGACGGAGGCCAGTGGTCACCTCACGCCGAAGCTCAGCATCAAGCGCAACGTGATCCTCGTCGATTTCGCCGACGTTATCGAGGGGCTCTACCAGGGCGCTCCGACCGAGGGCGTCTCGGTCTCGCAGTAG
- the def gene encoding peptide deformylase has protein sequence MAEREIRLFGDPVLRSVCDAIVPGDKRADALVTDLLDTVRIPGRAGVAANQIGVGLRAFSYNVDGEVGYIINPEIVEVSGDPELVDEGCLSVPGFYFPRLRYPFARVRGIDLDGNPVELSGEGLMAQALQHEVDHLNGHLYIEGLEPETKREAMRAIRQAPWY, from the coding sequence GTGGCAGAACGCGAAATCCGACTCTTCGGCGACCCGGTGCTACGGTCCGTGTGCGACGCCATCGTTCCGGGCGACAAGCGAGCGGACGCCCTCGTCACCGATCTTCTCGACACGGTACGGATACCCGGCCGGGCTGGCGTCGCCGCCAACCAGATCGGGGTTGGACTACGCGCCTTCAGCTATAACGTCGACGGTGAGGTCGGCTACATCATCAACCCCGAGATCGTAGAGGTCTCGGGGGATCCCGAGCTCGTCGATGAGGGCTGTCTCTCGGTGCCCGGGTTCTACTTTCCTCGCCTGCGGTATCCCTTCGCCCGAGTCCGCGGTATCGACCTGGACGGCAACCCCGTCGAGTTGTCCGGCGAGGGCCTCATGGCGCAGGCGCTCCAGCACGAAGTGGATCACCTCAACGGACACCTCTACATCGAGGGACTTGAGCCGGAAACGAAGCGAGAAGCGATGCGTGCGATCCGTCAGGCACCCTGGTATTGA
- a CDS encoding ParA family protein — MHVLSVSSLKGGVGKTTVTLGLASAAFSRGLRTLVVDLDPQSDVSTGMDIDVAGHLNIADVLASPKEKIVRAAIAPSGWTKGRPGKVDVLIGSPSAINFDGPHPSIRDIWKLEEALANVEADYDLVLIDCAPSLNALTRTAWAASDRVTIVTEPGLFSVAAADRALRAIEEIRRGLSPRLQPLGIIVNRLRSQSLEHQFRIKELRDMFGPLVLSPQLPERTSLQQAQGAAKPLHVWPGDSAQEMSRNFDQILERVMRAARIGEYAEEPVS, encoded by the coding sequence GTGCATGTACTCAGCGTCAGCTCTCTCAAAGGAGGCGTGGGCAAGACCACGGTGACGCTCGGCCTCGCGTCGGCCGCTTTCTCCCGTGGCCTCCGAACCCTCGTCGTCGACCTTGACCCTCAATCGGATGTCTCGACCGGTATGGACATCGATGTGGCGGGTCACCTCAACATCGCGGACGTCCTCGCTTCTCCCAAGGAGAAGATCGTGCGCGCCGCAATCGCACCGAGCGGTTGGACGAAGGGCCGCCCGGGCAAGGTGGACGTTCTCATCGGCTCCCCCTCGGCCATCAACTTCGACGGCCCGCATCCCAGCATCCGCGATATCTGGAAGCTCGAGGAGGCCCTCGCCAACGTCGAGGCAGACTACGACCTCGTTCTCATCGACTGCGCCCCTTCTCTCAACGCCCTCACGCGTACCGCGTGGGCCGCGAGTGACCGCGTGACCATCGTGACCGAACCCGGCCTGTTCTCGGTTGCGGCAGCCGACCGAGCTCTCCGAGCGATCGAGGAGATTCGCCGCGGCCTCTCCCCCCGCCTTCAGCCTCTCGGCATCATCGTCAATCGTCTTCGTTCACAATCCCTCGAGCACCAGTTCCGCATTAAGGAACTGAGGGACATGTTCGGCCCGCTTGTACTCAGCCCCCAACTCCCCGAGCGTACGTCGCTCCAGCAGGCTCAGGGCGCCGCTAAGCCGCTCCACGTGTGGCCCGGTGACAGCGCCCAAGAGATGTCACGCAACTTCGACCAGATCCTCGAGCGTGTCATGCGTGCCGCGCGTATCGGCGAGTACGCGGAGGAGCCGGTCTCCTAA
- a CDS encoding MerR family transcriptional regulator, translated as MTELSRNEETRYDLGLLFTDGLPELDDAAGYRGAVAARAAGISYRQLDYWARTQLVEPTIRGAAGSGSQRLYGFRDILVLKLVKRLLDTGISLQQIRVAVNQLREAGINDLAQTTLMSDGASVYLCTSNDEVIDLVSRGQGVFGIAVGKVLREVEQDLVELDSTPAEDPMDELARRRAARAAS; from the coding sequence ATGACTGAACTCAGCCGTAACGAGGAGACTCGCTACGATCTCGGTCTGCTGTTCACCGACGGGCTTCCCGAACTCGATGACGCCGCAGGCTACCGCGGCGCCGTGGCCGCCCGAGCTGCAGGGATTAGCTACCGCCAGCTGGACTACTGGGCACGCACCCAGCTCGTTGAGCCCACCATTCGCGGGGCAGCGGGTTCCGGCTCGCAGCGCCTCTACGGCTTCCGCGACATCCTCGTGCTCAAGCTCGTCAAGCGACTCCTCGACACGGGCATCTCGCTTCAGCAGATTCGTGTCGCGGTCAATCAGCTCCGTGAGGCCGGAATCAACGACCTCGCGCAGACGACCCTCATGAGCGACGGAGCGAGCGTCTACCTCTGCACCTCGAACGATGAGGTCATCGATCTTGTCAGCCGCGGTCAGGGAGTCTTCGGTATCGCTGTCGGCAAGGTGCTTCGCGAAGTTGAGCAGGACCTCGTCGAGCTGGACTCGACCCCTGCCGAAGACCCGATGGACGAACTCGCTCGTCGTCGGGCGGCACGCGCCGCGTCCTGA
- the ftsR gene encoding transcriptional regulator FtsR: MPRAAAQSRASDDTPLLSIGQVLAKLSPEFPDLSPSKLRFLEERQLVSPARTESGYRKFSHADLERVRFILTMQRDHYLPLKVIRGYLVDLDAGRTPELPGGTVPAPSMLSSERKLTKDELIREAGANAMLLGDAVSASLIVPAEVYGDDALAVLKSLVELQRSGIEPRHLRGFRAAAERELGLIENALMPVARRKDASSRARAAEMAREIAGQLEIVRSSLIRSALTRLDS, translated from the coding sequence GTGCCGCGCGCCGCCGCACAGTCGAGGGCGTCCGACGACACACCGCTCCTCAGCATTGGCCAGGTGCTCGCTAAACTCAGCCCTGAGTTTCCCGACCTCTCGCCGTCGAAGCTTCGTTTTCTCGAGGAGCGCCAACTCGTCTCGCCAGCGCGCACGGAGTCGGGTTATCGCAAGTTCTCGCACGCCGATCTTGAACGCGTGCGCTTCATCCTCACGATGCAGCGTGACCACTACCTGCCTCTCAAGGTCATTCGTGGTTACCTCGTGGATCTGGATGCCGGTCGCACGCCCGAACTTCCGGGTGGCACCGTGCCCGCACCGTCGATGCTCTCCTCAGAGCGCAAGCTCACGAAGGACGAACTGATCCGCGAAGCCGGTGCCAACGCGATGCTGCTCGGGGATGCCGTCAGTGCTTCGCTCATCGTGCCGGCCGAGGTGTACGGCGATGATGCTCTCGCGGTGCTCAAGTCTCTCGTCGAGTTGCAGCGCTCCGGCATTGAGCCGCGCCACCTTCGGGGTTTTCGTGCTGCCGCCGAGCGGGAGCTTGGCCTCATCGAGAATGCGCTCATGCCCGTTGCGCGGCGCAAAGACGCGTCGAGTCGCGCGCGTGCGGCCGAGATGGCGCGCGAAATCGCGGGTCAGCTCGAAATTGTTCGGAGCAGTCTCATCCGATCCGCCCTCACCAGACTGGATTCGTAG
- a CDS encoding FHA domain-containing protein produces MVDSAGQERSEGRAPSSDDTTVHYGDEFAAQLASLDSAVSGEEVDAIAALPSGSALLVVRRGPNVGARFLLDADVTTVGRHPEADIFLDDVTVSRRHAEFLRHGTAFEVKDLGSLNGTYFDGVRIDTALLSDGAEVQVGKFRLTFYASRLDLGHLAGS; encoded by the coding sequence GTGGTTGACTCCGCAGGGCAGGAACGATCGGAGGGTCGCGCACCCTCGAGCGATGACACGACAGTGCATTACGGTGACGAGTTCGCCGCTCAACTTGCCTCCCTCGACAGTGCCGTATCCGGCGAAGAGGTCGACGCGATCGCGGCGCTGCCGTCGGGGTCTGCACTCCTCGTTGTGCGTCGCGGCCCCAATGTCGGCGCTCGTTTTCTTCTCGATGCCGATGTCACGACCGTGGGACGACACCCCGAGGCCGACATCTTCCTCGACGACGTCACCGTTTCTCGCCGGCACGCGGAGTTCCTTCGTCACGGCACCGCGTTCGAGGTGAAGGATCTGGGTTCGCTCAACGGCACGTACTTCGACGGCGTTCGTATCGACACCGCTCTCCTCAGCGATGGCGCTGAGGTTCAGGTTGGCAAGTTCCGCCTCACCTTCTACGCATCACGACTGGACCTCGGCCACCTGGCTGGTTCGTAG
- a CDS encoding CDP-alcohol phosphatidyltransferase family protein, translating to MGSTSTGEVSDRIFTVPNLLSFLRLALVPVFLALIIRGEDALALLVLVISSVTDFLDGLIARTFKQISRLGQLLDPAADRLFIFAALIGLTIREVIPWWFLAIIVTRELMLLGIGIVLANHGFGPLPVHHLGKVATLCLFYALPILMLGQAFPDAAWLANPVGQAFAAWGAFLYWWAGAIYLREAIRVVRIARVEDAAKSDTLGG from the coding sequence GTGGGATCGACGAGCACCGGAGAGGTCAGCGACCGGATCTTTACGGTCCCGAACCTGTTGAGCTTCCTGCGGCTCGCTCTCGTGCCGGTTTTTCTCGCCCTCATCATCAGGGGGGAGGATGCCCTCGCTCTCCTGGTCCTCGTGATCTCGAGTGTCACGGACTTCCTCGATGGCCTCATTGCCCGCACCTTCAAGCAGATTTCGCGGCTGGGCCAACTTCTGGATCCCGCCGCGGACAGGCTTTTTATCTTCGCTGCGCTCATCGGTTTGACGATCCGCGAGGTGATCCCCTGGTGGTTCCTCGCGATCATCGTCACTCGCGAGCTCATGCTGCTCGGCATCGGCATCGTGCTCGCCAACCACGGCTTCGGGCCACTCCCGGTACATCATCTCGGCAAGGTCGCGACACTCTGTCTGTTCTACGCGCTACCCATTCTCATGCTGGGTCAGGCCTTCCCGGATGCCGCGTGGCTGGCGAATCCCGTCGGTCAAGCGTTCGCGGCGTGGGGCGCCTTCCTCTACTGGTGGGCCGGGGCGATCTACCTCCGCGAGGCCATCCGAGTGGTACGCATCGCGAGGGTCGAGGACGCCGCGAAATCCGATACGCTGGGTGGCTAG
- a CDS encoding DUF1295 domain-containing protein: protein MTALQAVLLTAAAVCAFVWIASLITKDHSWVDRLWSVVPVVYVWIFAAYAGLADARLNVMAVLVTLWGARLTFNFARKGGYTGTEDYRWPILRARMKPWQFEIFNLFFIVLYQNTILVLITLPALTAYEHRSTPFGVLDAVVAAVFLLFLVGETVADQQQWNFHRAKKAGGSDFRPRFLQSGLWRYSRHPNFFFEQAQWWVFFLFGAVAAGSLLQWTVLGAALLTGLFIGSTIFTESITKSKYPEYAEYQRSTSPIVPWWPKSRSRVEV, encoded by the coding sequence ATGACCGCACTTCAGGCCGTGCTCCTGACCGCCGCCGCCGTCTGCGCCTTCGTGTGGATTGCCTCTCTCATCACGAAGGACCACTCATGGGTCGACCGGCTCTGGTCGGTCGTTCCCGTCGTCTACGTGTGGATCTTCGCGGCATACGCGGGGCTCGCGGATGCCCGCCTTAACGTCATGGCCGTGCTTGTCACCCTGTGGGGGGCTCGCCTGACCTTCAACTTCGCTCGCAAGGGCGGATACACGGGCACCGAGGACTACCGCTGGCCGATCCTCCGCGCTCGAATGAAGCCGTGGCAGTTCGAGATCTTCAATCTCTTTTTCATCGTGCTGTACCAGAACACGATCCTCGTGCTCATCACTCTTCCTGCACTCACCGCCTACGAGCACCGCTCGACGCCGTTCGGGGTTCTCGACGCCGTGGTCGCCGCGGTGTTTCTCCTCTTCCTCGTCGGCGAGACTGTGGCTGACCAGCAGCAGTGGAACTTCCACCGGGCGAAGAAGGCGGGCGGGTCGGACTTCCGTCCGAGGTTCTTGCAGTCGGGGCTCTGGCGATATTCTCGGCATCCGAACTTCTTCTTCGAGCAGGCACAGTGGTGGGTCTTTTTCCTCTTCGGTGCCGTGGCCGCAGGATCTCTCCTCCAGTGGACGGTTCTCGGGGCAGCCCTCCTGACCGGCCTGTTCATCGGGTCGACGATTTTTACGGAGTCGATCACCAAGTCCAAATACCCCGAATATGCGGAGTATCAGCGTTCGACGTCGCCCATCGTTCCGTGGTGGCCGAAGTCCCGCTCCCGAGTCGAGGTCTAG
- a CDS encoding aggregation-promoting factor C-terminal-like domain-containing protein: MKTRSWRFGALSCALILALAGTTLTAQAADYPTWEEVEAARNNEAATAAAVQQIGSLLDGLQAESARLGDTATALQAEAATARAALERITETERALSTQARLADERATESAYQAAQLAAALYRSSGADLTAVLLVSSSEDSDNLLYRLGAVGRVGDQVSSALADAEVDRNQAESLAAQAGVARTERDRLSVAAEEASAAATAAAEAADAAVDEQQSRLTVLYEQLASLKGTTVQLEQQYRIGLEANGGPDSGGPGADGPYDGGGGFVVPGNEVNNVAAAQYFAMTQLANMGYGSDQGNCLIWLWNRESGWRTNAYNASSGAYGIPQSLPGSKMANVGADWRTNYETQIMWGLLYIQGRYGTPCAAWAHSEAVNWY; encoded by the coding sequence GTGAAGACTCGCTCGTGGCGGTTCGGCGCGCTCTCCTGCGCGCTCATCCTCGCGCTCGCGGGCACCACCCTCACGGCCCAGGCAGCCGACTATCCGACGTGGGAAGAAGTCGAAGCGGCACGCAATAACGAGGCCGCGACAGCGGCAGCTGTTCAACAGATCGGGTCCCTGCTCGACGGACTGCAAGCGGAATCCGCGCGCCTCGGTGACACCGCAACGGCACTCCAGGCAGAAGCCGCCACCGCACGAGCAGCACTAGAGCGCATCACCGAGACGGAGCGCGCGCTCAGCACGCAGGCCCGCCTCGCGGATGAACGGGCGACGGAATCGGCATATCAGGCGGCTCAGCTCGCAGCGGCGCTCTACCGATCGAGCGGGGCTGACCTCACCGCCGTTCTCCTCGTCTCCTCGAGCGAAGACTCCGACAACCTCCTGTATCGACTCGGCGCGGTCGGACGTGTGGGAGATCAGGTGTCCTCCGCTCTCGCCGACGCTGAGGTCGACCGCAACCAGGCCGAATCGCTCGCCGCACAAGCGGGCGTCGCGCGCACCGAGCGTGACCGCCTCAGCGTTGCCGCGGAGGAAGCATCTGCCGCGGCCACCGCCGCCGCGGAAGCCGCCGATGCCGCCGTCGACGAGCAGCAGTCGAGGCTCACCGTGCTCTACGAGCAGCTCGCGAGCCTCAAAGGCACCACCGTGCAACTCGAGCAGCAGTACCGCATTGGGCTCGAGGCGAACGGCGGCCCGGACTCCGGCGGACCGGGGGCAGACGGCCCCTACGACGGTGGCGGCGGATTCGTGGTGCCCGGCAATGAGGTCAACAATGTGGCCGCCGCCCAGTACTTCGCCATGACCCAGCTCGCAAACATGGGCTACGGGAGTGACCAGGGCAATTGCCTCATCTGGTTGTGGAACCGCGAATCGGGATGGCGCACCAACGCGTACAACGCGTCGAGTGGCGCCTACGGCATCCCGCAATCGCTGCCCGGCAGCAAGATGGCCAACGTGGGCGCAGACTGGCGCACGAACTACGAAACGCAGATCATGTGGGGGCTGCTGTACATCCAGGGGCGGTACGGGACCCCGTGCGCGGCCTGGGCGCACTCCGAAGCGGTCAACTGGTACTGA
- a CDS encoding RNA-binding S4 domain-containing protein yields MPAQSVRVDSWLWAVRVFKTRSAATAACRAGHVRVGGERAKAAQSVSPGDEVRVRIAGFDRVLEVKQLLTKRVSAPLASVAYVDHSPPLPAPEETAFVPRRDRGTGRPTKRDRREIEKLRGR; encoded by the coding sequence ATGCCCGCGCAGAGTGTGCGCGTCGACAGCTGGCTGTGGGCTGTGCGTGTGTTCAAAACACGGTCCGCGGCGACCGCGGCCTGTCGTGCTGGGCACGTTCGCGTCGGGGGCGAACGTGCCAAAGCAGCACAGTCGGTGTCCCCGGGCGACGAAGTCCGCGTGCGCATCGCGGGATTCGACCGTGTGCTCGAGGTCAAGCAACTACTGACGAAGCGTGTCTCAGCGCCCCTGGCATCCGTCGCCTACGTCGACCACTCTCCCCCGCTGCCGGCGCCCGAGGAGACCGCGTTCGTTCCGCGACGAGACCGTGGCACCGGGCGCCCGACGAAACGCGATCGTCGAGAAATCGAGAAGCTCCGCGGACGCTGA
- a CDS encoding SPFH domain-containing protein, with product MFNFLVDPLVNIIIWGAVALVVLVVVIVLLRSIKVAKPDEAIIVTSRQKARKAGEVEENAGQRVVFGSRVFVKPIVEAYFKLSLRSRQLNVQATAQTRDAITIRVNAVAVVKVGGSESMVRAAAQRFLNQQDQIETSTEEVLSGSVRSIVGQLTVTEIITNRSALQGQVLEAVRESLDVQGLTIDTLQIKEIDDDNGYIKDLGRAEAARVKQVAEIAESVARQASEEARIAADQAVAESQRKLDLRNAEIQKETDKAKAEAQAAAPLAEAIAQQEVVAQQEVTAGKRVGLRKQELDAEIRAVADAEAYAIAKKAEADAVAAVANANADRDARRSAAEAIEAEGIAERNRRRSAAEAVEAEGVAEKNRRIAASEALQAEGEAEAVAIRVRGNAEAEATKLKAEALAERAGDLLRQQIIDQLPEIVRAASEPLGSISNMTVISSDGKGTEQVGQNVAGQLSTVTQILKDVVGIDLGDIVTGRVTGQAIGEGLAASEGTTKRSPARPAKTEPKA from the coding sequence ATGTTCAACTTCCTCGTCGACCCGCTCGTGAACATCATCATCTGGGGCGCCGTCGCGCTCGTCGTCCTTGTCGTCGTGATCGTGTTGCTGCGCAGCATCAAGGTTGCGAAGCCCGACGAGGCGATCATCGTGACATCCCGGCAAAAGGCGCGGAAGGCGGGTGAGGTCGAGGAGAACGCTGGACAACGCGTCGTCTTTGGTTCGCGAGTTTTCGTGAAGCCGATCGTCGAGGCCTACTTCAAGCTGAGCCTCCGCAGCCGCCAGCTCAATGTTCAGGCCACCGCACAGACCCGTGATGCGATCACGATCCGCGTTAACGCTGTCGCGGTCGTCAAGGTCGGCGGTTCTGAATCTATGGTGCGAGCCGCCGCGCAGCGCTTCCTCAACCAGCAGGACCAGATCGAAACCTCCACCGAGGAGGTGCTGAGCGGTTCGGTTCGTTCAATCGTCGGTCAGCTGACGGTGACGGAGATCATCACGAACCGCAGCGCTCTGCAGGGCCAGGTCCTCGAAGCGGTGCGCGAATCCCTCGACGTTCAGGGACTCACAATCGACACCCTTCAGATCAAGGAGATCGACGACGACAACGGCTACATCAAGGACCTCGGTCGCGCCGAGGCAGCTCGTGTGAAGCAGGTCGCCGAGATCGCCGAATCGGTCGCGCGCCAGGCCTCTGAGGAGGCGCGTATCGCGGCGGATCAGGCGGTTGCCGAGTCGCAGCGCAAGCTCGACCTGCGCAACGCGGAGATCCAGAAGGAGACCGACAAGGCCAAGGCTGAGGCCCAAGCTGCTGCTCCTCTTGCCGAGGCTATCGCTCAGCAAGAGGTTGTCGCCCAGCAGGAGGTGACGGCCGGTAAGCGCGTCGGCCTGCGCAAGCAGGAGCTGGATGCCGAGATCCGCGCGGTGGCGGATGCCGAGGCGTACGCCATCGCGAAGAAGGCCGAGGCCGATGCCGTGGCCGCCGTCGCCAACGCCAACGCCGACCGTGATGCTCGCCGCTCCGCGGCCGAAGCCATCGAGGCGGAGGGTATCGCCGAGCGCAACCGTCGTCGAAGCGCTGCAGAGGCCGTCGAGGCCGAGGGTGTGGCCGAGAAGAACCGTCGTATCGCCGCCTCCGAGGCACTACAGGCCGAGGGTGAGGCCGAGGCCGTCGCTATCCGCGTTCGCGGTAACGCCGAGGCCGAAGCTACCAAGCTCAAGGCCGAGGCCCTCGCCGAGCGTGCTGGCGACCTTCTGCGTCAGCAGATCATCGACCAGCTCCCGGAGATCGTGCGTGCGGCATCCGAACCGCTCGGCTCGATCAGCAACATGACGGTCATCTCGTCGGACGGCAAAGGCACCGAGCAGGTCGGTCAAAATGTCGCCGGTCAGCTGAGCACCGTAACGCAGATCCTCAAGGACGTCGTGGGCATTGACCTCGGCGACATTGTGACGGGCCGTGTGACCGGCCAGGCAATCGGCGAAGGGCTCGCCGCATCCGAGGGCACGACAAAGCGTTCGCCGGCTCGGCCCGCGAAGACCGAACCCAAGGCCTGA